In a single window of the Arthrobacter sp. StoSoilA2 genome:
- a CDS encoding SRPBCC family protein, whose amino-acid sequence MAFADYEVVISRDAMTVYGFLMDGMNNSLWRSGVRSISLRSGVRGQKGAVYQQTLTGPGGRPIAADFEITEARPGAEVRFAVVAGPARPTGGYYLSTEGKTTRLRFALEYHPKGLQKLMNSMIQKTMESEVAQLEQLKTVIESAQAV is encoded by the coding sequence GTGGCATTTGCAGACTATGAAGTGGTGATCAGCAGGGATGCCATGACCGTCTATGGATTCCTGATGGATGGTATGAACAACTCCCTCTGGCGCTCGGGAGTGCGCAGCATCTCGCTCCGATCCGGTGTCCGTGGCCAGAAGGGCGCGGTCTATCAGCAGACGCTCACTGGCCCGGGAGGACGGCCGATCGCTGCAGACTTCGAGATCACGGAGGCCCGGCCGGGCGCAGAAGTGCGCTTCGCCGTGGTGGCCGGACCCGCCCGGCCCACGGGCGGCTACTACCTCAGCACCGAAGGCAAGACGACGCGGCTCAGGTTCGCACTGGAGTACCACCCCAAGGGCCTGCAGAAACTCATGAACAGCATGATCCAGAAGACCATGGAAAGTGAAGTTGCCCAGTTGGAGCAGCTCAAGACCGTTATTGAGTCCGCCCAGGCGGTTTGA
- a CDS encoding M15 family metallopeptidase yields the protein MRVLKHPFVRGNSIRGNARRRLAACAAFLAMAVAGGVMAAAPASAASATTPTAVASRVANKVAAPTTVNPLPSVDPIGNPASFSVLVNKSRPLNPVSYAPSDLINARGSGQYMRAEAAAWLNGLFQGAADAGTGGLSIVSGYRSYAQQQQVYSYYVSIYGQAYADTISARPGYSEHQTGLAMDIGNAAGSCGLSTCFGDTAAGKWVAANAHKYGFIVRYPNGYTGTTGYSYEPWHLRYVGVALATDMNRRGFPTLEHYFAGNPAAAASIKSGADLVAADFSGRMLRYPATAAGGYGAPVQIGSGWTGLKQGFVVDWDIDGIYDILAQWNNGVLGVYRGLPGGGFAGQVVVGSGGWDRMTITVGKWTHAHPRPGVVGYFPDGVLRYYANTFGGALSASQVIGKGWNGMELTMADWEGDGANDILARTASGSLINYRGDGWAGFFGPATTVGTGWQYMRMLLPGFGLTGAGTRGITAQTADGNLYNYGLGRGSWTTYAQVGSGWNGLKLFK from the coding sequence ATGCGAGTACTGAAACATCCGTTTGTCCGTGGGAACTCTATCCGTGGGAACGCACGACGGCGGCTGGCTGCTTGCGCTGCATTCCTCGCCATGGCGGTGGCTGGCGGAGTCATGGCCGCTGCGCCTGCGTCGGCGGCATCAGCAACAACCCCTACGGCAGTGGCATCCAGAGTTGCGAATAAAGTGGCCGCGCCTACCACGGTGAATCCCCTGCCCAGCGTGGATCCCATCGGGAACCCTGCAAGCTTCTCTGTCCTGGTCAATAAATCCCGGCCACTGAATCCCGTCAGCTACGCCCCCAGCGACCTCATCAATGCCCGCGGCTCCGGCCAGTACATGCGGGCCGAAGCCGCTGCCTGGCTCAATGGCCTCTTCCAGGGCGCGGCGGACGCTGGGACCGGCGGCCTGTCGATCGTGAGCGGCTACCGGTCCTATGCCCAGCAACAGCAGGTTTACTCCTACTACGTCAGCATCTACGGCCAGGCCTATGCGGACACCATCTCGGCACGTCCCGGGTACAGCGAACACCAGACCGGCCTCGCCATGGACATCGGCAATGCTGCCGGTTCCTGTGGCCTGAGCACCTGCTTCGGAGACACAGCAGCTGGCAAATGGGTGGCAGCGAACGCCCACAAGTACGGCTTCATCGTCCGGTACCCCAACGGCTACACGGGCACCACCGGGTACAGCTACGAGCCCTGGCATTTGCGCTATGTTGGCGTCGCGTTGGCCACTGATATGAACAGGCGCGGATTCCCGACGCTGGAGCACTATTTCGCCGGAAATCCGGCGGCCGCCGCGAGCATCAAGTCCGGCGCCGACCTCGTAGCTGCCGATTTTTCCGGCCGGATGCTGCGTTATCCCGCGACGGCGGCAGGCGGGTATGGGGCGCCCGTCCAGATCGGTTCGGGCTGGACCGGCTTGAAGCAGGGCTTCGTGGTGGACTGGGACATTGATGGCATTTACGACATCCTTGCGCAGTGGAACAACGGCGTCCTGGGCGTTTACCGTGGCCTACCCGGCGGCGGCTTCGCCGGCCAGGTTGTCGTGGGGAGCGGTGGCTGGGATCGCATGACCATCACCGTGGGCAAGTGGACGCACGCGCACCCGCGGCCCGGCGTCGTCGGGTATTTTCCGGATGGTGTGCTGCGCTACTACGCCAACACCTTCGGCGGTGCCCTGAGCGCTTCACAGGTCATCGGCAAGGGCTGGAACGGCATGGAACTGACCATGGCGGACTGGGAGGGCGACGGCGCGAACGACATCCTGGCGAGGACAGCTTCCGGATCCCTGATCAATTACCGGGGAGACGGCTGGGCTGGTTTCTTTGGCCCGGCCACCACCGTGGGCACAGGCTGGCAGTACATGCGCATGCTGCTTCCGGGCTTCGGGCTCACCGGTGCAGGCACGCGCGGCATCACTGCGCAAACTGCGGACGGCAACCTGTACAACTACGGCCTCGGCAGGGGTTCCTGGACCACCTACGCGCAGGTTGGATCCGGATGGAACGGCCTGAAGCTCTTCAAGTAG
- a CDS encoding nuclear transport factor 2 family protein — translation MTLTDDAEAGPLAVIHRLLEATNKHDLEALAECFAPGYVNETPAHPTRGFTGRDAIRSNWEQLFTGVPNIRVRMVSHSVSGNQAWTELHMQGSWRDGTPHELTGVIIFGVEEGVINSARFYMEPVEHFVRVDDTADRVSHRVTHGRPAVEPAQ, via the coding sequence ATGACTCTCACCGACGATGCTGAGGCGGGTCCACTCGCCGTCATCCACCGCCTGCTGGAAGCCACGAACAAGCATGATCTGGAAGCCTTGGCCGAATGCTTCGCGCCTGGCTACGTCAATGAGACGCCTGCCCACCCCACCAGGGGCTTCACTGGCAGGGACGCTATCCGCAGCAACTGGGAGCAGCTCTTCACAGGAGTGCCGAACATCAGAGTTCGAATGGTCTCCCATAGCGTGTCCGGCAACCAAGCTTGGACCGAGCTGCACATGCAGGGCTCGTGGCGGGATGGCACGCCGCATGAGCTCACCGGCGTCATCATTTTCGGCGTGGAAGAGGGCGTCATCAACAGTGCCCGGTTCTACATGGAGCCTGTGGAGCACTTCGTTCGGGTTGACGACACCGCGGATCGCGTCAGCCACCGCGTAACGCATGGCCGGCCCGCCGTCGAGCCTGCACAGTGA
- a CDS encoding N(5)-(carboxyethyl)ornithine synthase codes for MSGAQGPLSIGVLGSSLKPNEQRLPIHPQHLERIAPELRQRLHLEYGYGERFGVPDSTLAGLVGGLGTRQELIAGNDVILLPKPQVEDLAELRDGQTLWGWPHCVQDEAITQLAIDKKLTLIAFEAMNHWAADGGFGLHVFHKNNELAGYCSVLHALALTGSTGDYGRRLTAVVIGFGATARGAVTALNAHGVHDVQVLTNRGVAAVGSPIHSVRIVQFDHDNNAPFLSEVITDGGRKPLAPFLAAADIVVNCTLQDPNSPLTYLRTEDLADFRPDSLIVDVSCDPGMGFSWARSTTFDEPMFRVGGHVNYYAVDHSPSYLWNSASWEISEALLPFLETVAAGPEAWEANETISRAIEIRDGVIRNTDVLEFQGRSAEYPHLPAAAEASVS; via the coding sequence GTGAGTGGGGCGCAAGGTCCGCTAAGCATTGGCGTCCTGGGTTCTTCGCTGAAGCCCAACGAGCAACGGCTACCGATCCACCCTCAACATCTTGAGCGCATTGCTCCGGAACTGCGCCAACGGCTCCACCTTGAATATGGTTACGGCGAACGCTTTGGTGTTCCGGACAGCACACTCGCCGGGCTTGTGGGTGGGCTGGGGACCCGGCAGGAGCTCATCGCCGGGAACGACGTCATTCTGCTGCCCAAGCCGCAGGTCGAGGATCTTGCGGAACTTCGGGACGGGCAGACCCTTTGGGGTTGGCCGCACTGCGTCCAGGACGAGGCCATCACCCAACTCGCGATAGATAAAAAGCTAACTCTCATCGCTTTCGAAGCCATGAACCACTGGGCTGCCGACGGCGGCTTCGGACTTCACGTCTTCCACAAAAACAACGAGCTTGCCGGATACTGCTCCGTGCTGCATGCCCTGGCTTTGACCGGCTCAACGGGTGATTACGGTCGTCGCCTGACAGCAGTGGTCATCGGTTTTGGCGCCACTGCCCGCGGAGCCGTGACAGCGTTGAATGCGCACGGCGTCCATGATGTCCAGGTCCTGACGAACAGGGGTGTCGCCGCGGTGGGATCTCCGATCCACTCAGTGAGGATCGTGCAGTTCGACCACGACAACAATGCACCCTTCCTGAGCGAAGTCATCACAGACGGTGGTCGCAAGCCGTTGGCCCCGTTCCTTGCTGCCGCGGACATTGTGGTCAACTGCACCTTGCAGGATCCGAATTCCCCGCTGACGTATCTGCGGACAGAGGACCTGGCCGATTTCCGGCCGGACAGCCTGATCGTGGATGTGTCCTGCGATCCCGGGATGGGATTCAGCTGGGCAAGGTCCACAACGTTCGATGAACCCATGTTCCGGGTGGGCGGGCACGTGAACTACTACGCCGTTGACCACAGCCCTTCTTACCTGTGGAACTCGGCCAGCTGGGAGATCAGCGAGGCTTTGTTGCCATTCCTGGAGACTGTGGCCGCAGGTCCGGAGGCGTGGGAGGCCAATGAGACGATCTCCCGTGCGATCGAGATTCGCGACGGCGTCATCCGCAACACGGATGTGCTCGAGTTCCAGGGACGCTCCGCGGAGTACCCACACTTGCCGGCTGCGGCGGAAGCGTCCGTAAGCTAA
- a CDS encoding MFS transporter, translated as MAPPPPSAANVSQPVIDSLSAPQTPDTVTQPLAVVSEKLPWRHTFISLKVPNFRIFAIGHFIAVIAIWMQRIAQDWMVLQLSGSVTAVGITVALQFMPSLFLGPWGGMMADRFAKRKILIICQSAAAVLAATLAALSLSQRVEVWHVYAIALVLGFVTVLDQPARQVFVNELVGPKYLRNAISVNSTTFQLGGLIGPALAGWLLTAVGAGWAFAANAVACCSTVAMLLILRKDQLHLSRPTPRKKGMLREGLQYALSKPTIYWPWLMAGFVAVFAMSLPVLLAAFADHVYDAGAGGYGLLNAMVALGALIGAVTSTRRRQLRLRSVVLSAGLYGLMLCLSSVMPSMVWFSVSMVLAGFWCLMFLTAANQMVQTSSNMSIRGRVMSLYLVVLIGGQAIGGPVMGWLAEHLGPHLAILVAGGVPAAAAAVVAVVLARKASLHIKVDLRDRRRVLRIVDRTQTA; from the coding sequence TTGGCACCCCCACCGCCTTCAGCGGCAAACGTCAGCCAGCCCGTCATCGATTCCCTGTCCGCGCCGCAGACGCCGGACACCGTCACCCAGCCACTCGCCGTCGTAAGCGAAAAGCTGCCCTGGCGGCACACCTTCATCTCCTTGAAAGTACCTAACTTCAGGATCTTTGCAATTGGCCACTTCATCGCCGTGATTGCGATCTGGATGCAGCGCATTGCCCAGGACTGGATGGTGCTCCAGCTCTCTGGTTCCGTCACCGCGGTCGGAATTACCGTGGCGCTGCAATTCATGCCGTCGTTGTTCCTTGGCCCGTGGGGCGGCATGATGGCAGACCGCTTCGCCAAGCGAAAGATCCTCATCATCTGCCAGTCCGCGGCAGCCGTGCTTGCTGCAACCTTGGCGGCGCTTTCCCTCAGCCAGCGCGTAGAAGTCTGGCACGTCTACGCGATCGCCCTGGTCCTGGGCTTCGTGACCGTCCTGGACCAGCCGGCGCGGCAGGTATTCGTCAACGAACTCGTCGGTCCCAAGTACCTGCGCAACGCCATCAGCGTGAACTCAACAACCTTCCAGCTCGGTGGCCTGATCGGCCCGGCACTCGCGGGATGGCTGCTCACCGCCGTGGGTGCTGGTTGGGCATTCGCGGCAAATGCAGTCGCATGCTGCTCCACCGTGGCCATGCTCTTGATCCTCCGCAAAGACCAGCTGCATCTTAGCCGGCCGACGCCCCGCAAGAAGGGCATGCTGCGCGAAGGCCTCCAGTACGCGCTCAGCAAACCCACTATCTACTGGCCATGGTTGATGGCCGGGTTCGTGGCTGTTTTCGCAATGAGCCTCCCGGTGCTGCTGGCGGCCTTCGCGGACCACGTGTACGACGCCGGGGCCGGAGGCTACGGCCTGCTGAACGCGATGGTTGCGCTCGGTGCTCTGATAGGCGCGGTTACGTCCACGCGGCGCCGTCAGCTCCGGTTGCGGTCGGTGGTGCTCTCGGCGGGCTTGTACGGCTTGATGCTCTGCCTATCGTCCGTGATGCCGTCCATGGTCTGGTTCAGCGTCTCCATGGTCCTGGCTGGATTCTGGTGCCTCATGTTCCTCACGGCGGCAAACCAGATGGTGCAGACCAGTTCCAACATGAGCATTCGAGGCCGGGTGATGAGCCTGTACTTAGTTGTGCTCATCGGCGGCCAGGCAATTGGCGGCCCCGTCATGGGGTGGCTGGCCGAGCACCTGGGGCCGCACCTGGCCATTCTTGTGGCTGGCGGTGTGCCGGCAGCGGCGGCGGCTGTTGTCGCCGTCGTGCTGGCCCGGAAGGCTTCCCTGCACATCAAAGTGGACCTGCGTGACCGGCGTCGAGTGCTCCGGATCGTGGACCGGACACAGACTGCATAG
- a CDS encoding LysR substrate-binding domain-containing protein — translation MFEPVQLRSFLAVAETLSFTKAAERLGLAQPTVSQHVRKLEAAAKRVLVARDTREVRLTDNGDAMAGFARSILAAHDSAARYFSGSAMRGRLRFGTADDLAITGLPRILREFRQLYPQINLELTVSQSDQLYKRLNAGQLDLVFVKWVAGAKEGTVVRHDNFAWVGVEQTVLEPGAPVPLIAYPAPSLSRKLAIDALEAAGRTWRITCSTKQISGVLAAVRAGIGVAVMPASLVPEDLKVITQRFDLPPVGDVDFTLIRNPLANAEVIDALTQAIMGRALSKSN, via the coding sequence GTGTTTGAACCTGTCCAGCTCCGCTCCTTCCTGGCCGTCGCAGAGACGCTGAGTTTCACCAAGGCGGCCGAGCGGTTGGGGTTGGCCCAGCCAACAGTGAGCCAGCACGTCCGCAAGCTTGAAGCCGCCGCCAAGCGGGTCCTGGTGGCCCGTGACACCCGGGAAGTCCGGCTGACGGACAACGGTGACGCCATGGCGGGTTTTGCCCGCAGCATCCTTGCCGCCCACGACTCCGCAGCACGATACTTTTCCGGTTCCGCAATGCGGGGCCGCCTCCGGTTTGGCACGGCGGATGACCTCGCCATCACAGGGCTCCCGCGGATCCTGCGCGAATTCCGGCAACTGTATCCGCAGATCAACCTGGAACTGACCGTCAGCCAAAGCGACCAACTCTACAAACGCCTCAACGCCGGCCAGCTGGACCTCGTGTTCGTGAAGTGGGTGGCTGGCGCTAAGGAAGGCACCGTGGTCCGGCATGACAACTTCGCGTGGGTTGGCGTTGAGCAAACCGTCCTGGAGCCGGGCGCGCCCGTGCCGCTGATCGCATACCCCGCGCCAAGCCTGAGCCGGAAGTTGGCCATCGACGCCCTGGAAGCCGCCGGGCGCACGTGGCGCATCACGTGCAGCACCAAGCAGATCAGCGGCGTACTGGCCGCAGTCCGGGCGGGCATTGGCGTAGCCGTGATGCCGGCGTCCCTGGTTCCCGAAGACCTCAAAGTCATCACCCAACGATTCGACCTGCCTCCCGTGGGAGATGTCGACTTCACGCTTATCCGCAATCCCCTGGCCAACGCCGAAGTCATTGATGCGCTAACCCAGGCGATCATGGGCCGGGCGCTGAGCAAGTCGAACTAA
- a CDS encoding NAD(P)H-binding protein: protein MVHCAGINREIGDQTFDRVHVDGTRAVIEAARRTGVKRIVMLSFLRARPDCGSPYHETKWAAEELVRRSGIDHTILKAGMIYGPGDHMVDHVTRAVRTWPVFATVGYRERTVRPIPVEEAVNVLIAALEGRIPSPTVAVVGAEELELGAAVRRIAQVAGRRPVYLPVPVWAIRLLAQLTEWTMVVPLVAKAQAQMLAEGVSEPSPFAPELPEEIRPVLRFDVDRIHAALPDGRFGLSDLRIAQWWAGQRRHQAGRPSR, encoded by the coding sequence GTGGTGCACTGTGCCGGTATCAATCGAGAGATCGGAGACCAGACCTTCGATCGCGTACACGTCGACGGTACCCGGGCTGTGATTGAGGCCGCCCGACGAACGGGTGTGAAGCGGATAGTTATGCTGAGCTTCCTCAGGGCCCGGCCTGACTGTGGATCGCCCTACCACGAGACGAAGTGGGCCGCCGAGGAACTCGTCCGGCGGTCCGGGATCGACCACACCATCCTTAAGGCGGGCATGATCTACGGCCCTGGTGATCACATGGTGGACCACGTGACTCGGGCCGTGCGCACGTGGCCGGTTTTCGCCACTGTCGGCTATCGTGAGCGGACAGTCCGCCCGATACCCGTCGAGGAAGCCGTCAACGTATTGATTGCTGCCCTTGAGGGGCGGATTCCAAGCCCGACGGTCGCCGTTGTTGGAGCCGAAGAGCTGGAACTTGGCGCGGCTGTTCGTCGGATTGCACAAGTCGCAGGCAGGCGCCCTGTCTACTTACCCGTCCCGGTGTGGGCCATCCGCCTACTTGCGCAGCTCACGGAGTGGACAATGGTGGTCCCGCTTGTTGCAAAAGCACAAGCACAGATGCTCGCAGAGGGTGTCAGTGAACCCTCCCCGTTCGCGCCGGAGCTGCCGGAGGAAATTCGCCCAGTTCTGAGGTTCGATGTCGATCGGATCCATGCGGCGCTGCCTGACGGTCGATTCGGTCTGAGTGATCTACGAATCGCACAATGGTGGGCCGGGCAACGCCGTCACCAGGCGGGCCGGCCCAGTCGTTAG
- a CDS encoding NAD-dependent epimerase/dehydratase family protein, with amino-acid sequence MRVAITGGTGFVGRHLAARLGSENTVVISRRTGVQIDDADA; translated from the coding sequence ATGCGTGTAGCTATTACCGGTGGTACCGGGTTTGTTGGCCGTCACTTGGCAGCACGTCTAGGCAGCGAGAACACAGTGGTGATCTCTCGGCGGACAGGAGTGCAGATCGACGATGCGGATGCCTGA
- a CDS encoding metalloregulator ArsR/SmtB family transcription factor: MADTASDIFAALAHPTRRQILQDLKDGELAAGEIAARFSATGPTISRHLSVLRQAGLIAERRDANRILYSLVGERLALSVGDFLSTVCPEQIVLREVRKRNTSRSSSISSEA; encoded by the coding sequence ATGGCAGATACGGCATCCGACATCTTCGCCGCACTCGCGCATCCTACGAGGCGGCAGATTCTTCAGGACCTCAAGGACGGCGAGTTGGCTGCGGGCGAGATCGCTGCGAGATTCAGCGCCACAGGCCCAACTATTTCCCGCCACCTGAGCGTGCTCCGCCAGGCAGGCCTGATCGCGGAACGGCGGGACGCCAACCGCATCCTGTACTCACTCGTCGGCGAGCGGCTCGCCCTCTCAGTCGGCGACTTCCTCTCGACCGTCTGCCCGGAGCAGATCGTGTTGCGTGAGGTCCGGAAGCGCAACACCTCACGCTCGTCGTCGATTTCATCTGAGGCCTGA
- a CDS encoding TIM barrel protein yields the protein MIDFTTLADLTPGICSVTLRELGIDDVVRISADAGLAGIEWGTDVHVSDATSAAHAKEATEAAGLSVMSLGSYYRSGAFGDFEPVLSLAAALGARRIRVWAGELGSTDASQEHWDAVVKDTQRIADLAAARGTAIAFEYHGNTLTDSPETTLELLRRVNHANVGTYWQPAVGLSDQQALESLHEVLPHLVGVHCFSWGPEAERHPLRSRKLLWQTVSDVLRGNGKDMDIMLEFVEDDLPDNVLNDAAFLHTITLGED from the coding sequence ATGATCGATTTCACGACGTTGGCGGACCTGACGCCCGGCATTTGTTCCGTCACCCTGCGGGAGTTGGGGATAGACGACGTCGTGCGCATTTCTGCCGACGCGGGCTTGGCAGGCATCGAGTGGGGCACTGATGTCCATGTCAGTGACGCCACATCCGCTGCCCATGCCAAGGAGGCCACCGAGGCCGCAGGCCTCAGCGTCATGTCGCTCGGTTCCTATTACCGATCCGGAGCTTTCGGCGATTTCGAGCCCGTCCTCAGCCTCGCCGCCGCGCTCGGCGCGCGTCGGATCCGGGTCTGGGCCGGGGAGCTTGGTTCAACCGACGCCAGCCAGGAGCACTGGGACGCGGTGGTTAAGGACACGCAGCGCATCGCCGATCTGGCCGCGGCACGAGGGACCGCAATCGCCTTCGAGTACCACGGCAACACACTCACGGACTCCCCCGAAACAACACTTGAGCTCCTGCGGCGTGTGAACCACGCCAACGTCGGCACTTACTGGCAGCCCGCCGTCGGGCTTTCCGACCAGCAGGCGCTGGAGTCGTTGCACGAAGTCCTCCCCCATCTGGTGGGCGTCCACTGCTTTTCCTGGGGACCTGAGGCTGAACGCCATCCGCTGAGGTCGCGCAAGCTCCTGTGGCAGACCGTCTCCGATGTCCTTCGCGGCAACGGCAAGGACATGGACATCATGTTGGAGTTCGTTGAGGATGACCTTCCGGACAACGTGCTCAACGACGCCGCTTTCCTGCACACCATTACGCTCGGGGAAGACTAA
- a CDS encoding LacI family DNA-binding transcriptional regulator, producing MAASTLSEVARLAGVSLATASRVLNGSTRKPAEDIAERVREAAEKLGYVPNAQAQALAKSSSELIGLIVHDIADPYFSAIARGVQEAARQQNRMVLLASTSGAPSDEREAVAAFAARRADSIVIAGSRSARPEDEQGNVELAAELDRYCRNGGHVGVVGHPIVGSTTDEGYHVVEVPNEDLAAELADQLAAVHEGAFVVVGGPEGLLTSDDRIRGFQRGLADTGRHPAEVIRTGFNRAGGYDAGLALAERIKASGERLCIFAVNDVMAIGVTAALRSQGVWIPRDANIAGFDDIETLRDFRPALSTVYLPLEDIGRLAAGDPDGGSVVGSVKLRRSTELPVENQTA from the coding sequence GTGGCCGCCAGCACATTGAGTGAAGTTGCCCGTTTGGCAGGGGTCTCCCTTGCCACGGCGTCCCGTGTCCTCAACGGTTCCACCCGTAAGCCCGCAGAGGATATCGCGGAGCGCGTCCGTGAGGCCGCGGAAAAGCTCGGCTACGTCCCCAATGCCCAGGCCCAGGCGCTTGCAAAGTCCAGTTCGGAACTCATCGGACTGATTGTCCACGACATCGCCGACCCCTACTTTTCGGCCATTGCCCGCGGCGTCCAGGAGGCGGCTCGCCAACAGAACCGCATGGTCCTGTTGGCCAGCACCTCCGGCGCTCCTTCGGATGAACGGGAAGCTGTGGCAGCCTTCGCGGCCCGTCGCGCAGATTCAATCGTCATCGCCGGTTCCCGCTCGGCACGGCCCGAGGACGAGCAGGGCAATGTGGAGCTGGCTGCCGAGTTGGATCGCTATTGCCGTAATGGCGGGCATGTCGGCGTCGTAGGTCACCCGATCGTGGGCTCCACTACCGACGAGGGCTACCACGTGGTTGAGGTGCCCAACGAGGACCTCGCCGCGGAGCTCGCTGACCAGTTGGCTGCCGTGCATGAGGGCGCCTTCGTCGTTGTTGGCGGCCCTGAAGGGCTCCTGACCTCCGATGACCGGATCCGCGGCTTCCAGCGCGGACTCGCCGACACCGGCCGGCACCCCGCCGAGGTTATCCGTACAGGCTTCAACCGCGCGGGAGGATACGACGCCGGGCTGGCGCTGGCCGAACGAATCAAGGCCTCCGGCGAACGCCTCTGCATCTTCGCGGTGAACGACGTCATGGCCATCGGCGTGACAGCCGCATTGCGGTCACAGGGCGTGTGGATTCCCCGTGACGCAAACATCGCTGGTTTTGACGACATTGAAACACTGCGGGACTTCCGTCCCGCCCTGTCCACGGTGTATCTGCCGCTGGAGGACATTGGAAGGCTTGCGGCCGGCGACCCTGATGGCGGCTCTGTGGTTGGCTCCGTCAAACTCCGCCGAAGCACCGAGCTGCCTGTGGAGAACCAAACAGCCTAG
- a CDS encoding Gfo/Idh/MocA family oxidoreductase, with product MGYETKTIRIAMNGITGRMGYRQHLLRSILPIRDAGGFTLEDGTKVQVEPILVGRNEAKIRELAELHKVSEWSTDLDAVIADPTVDIVFDASMTSLRAATLKKAMRAGKHIFTEKPTAETLEEAIELAQIGKESGVTAGVVHDKLYLPGLVKLRRLVDEGFFGRILSIRGEFGYWVFEGDVQAAQRPSWNYRKEDGGGMTTDMFCHWNYVLEGIIGKVKSVNAKTATHIPARWDEAGKEYKATADDASYGIFELETPAGDEVIGQINSSWAVRVYRDELVEFQIDGTHGSAVAGLNKCVAQQRAHTPKPVWNPDLPVTESFRSQWQEVPANAELDNGFKLQWEEFLRDVVAGREHRFGLLSAARGVQLAELGLQSSAERRTIDIPEITL from the coding sequence ATGGGCTACGAAACAAAGACGATCCGCATCGCCATGAACGGCATCACCGGCCGTATGGGTTACCGCCAGCACTTGCTGCGATCCATCCTCCCCATCCGCGACGCCGGTGGCTTCACGCTCGAAGACGGCACCAAGGTTCAGGTGGAACCGATCCTGGTTGGCCGCAACGAAGCCAAGATCCGTGAGCTCGCCGAACTCCACAAGGTCTCCGAATGGTCCACGGACCTGGACGCCGTCATCGCCGACCCCACGGTGGACATCGTCTTTGACGCCTCAATGACCAGCCTTCGCGCCGCCACCTTGAAGAAGGCCATGCGCGCCGGCAAGCACATCTTTACCGAGAAGCCCACGGCTGAGACCCTCGAGGAAGCAATCGAGCTGGCGCAAATCGGCAAGGAGTCCGGCGTCACCGCAGGCGTCGTGCACGACAAGCTGTACCTCCCCGGCCTGGTCAAGCTCCGCCGCCTCGTGGACGAGGGATTCTTCGGCCGCATCCTCTCCATCCGCGGCGAATTCGGCTACTGGGTCTTCGAAGGCGACGTCCAGGCAGCCCAGCGCCCGTCCTGGAACTACCGGAAGGAAGACGGCGGCGGAATGACCACGGACATGTTCTGCCACTGGAACTACGTGCTCGAAGGCATCATCGGCAAGGTCAAGAGCGTCAACGCCAAGACCGCCACCCACATCCCCGCGCGTTGGGATGAAGCCGGCAAGGAATACAAGGCCACCGCTGACGATGCTTCCTACGGCATCTTCGAACTCGAAACCCCGGCCGGCGACGAGGTCATCGGCCAGATCAACTCCTCCTGGGCCGTCCGCGTCTACCGGGACGAACTGGTCGAGTTCCAGATCGACGGTACGCACGGTTCCGCCGTCGCCGGTTTGAACAAGTGCGTTGCGCAGCAGCGCGCCCACACGCCCAAGCCGGTCTGGAACCCGGACCTGCCCGTCACCGAATCCTTCCGCAGCCAGTGGCAGGAAGTTCCGGCCAACGCTGAACTGGACAACGGCTTCAAGCTGCAGTGGGAAGAATTCCTGCGCGACGTGGTGGCCGGCCGCGAACACCGCTTCGGCCTGCTCTCCGCAGCTCGCGGCGTACAGCTTGCCGAGCTCGGCCTGCAGTCCTCCGCAGAGCGCCGCACCATCGACATCCCGGAGATCACCCTCTAA